A single window of Plasmodium malariae genome assembly, chromosome: 8 DNA harbors:
- the PmUG01_08022800 gene encoding conserved membrane protein, unknown function, with product MALFHFVNCSLTAFVPYYIIYDGFKLSKNVGSTKLFFLVCFYYIISQMLKLFALAFFSIGLLQNMNLFNIIFQESANIIDLAGIYYVLVHKHTNTFNLKERILSVGLSWGFYESMATNFFPFFMGGKSMDFSLKHIYRSISANTFLFSNLSKTCLLFIWIKNVQNKKKINLVNLLLMYFTFILPLANRIILIHEDLFDYRMLLYLFLQLFVTLFLSFATKSMLHMKLSSVELSREKSIDIDNNDDVDNEMNKELKKKNKKKRKSLIYR from the exons atggcaTTATTCCATTTTGTTAATTGTTCATTAACGGCCTTTGTtccttattatataatatatgatgGATTTAAGCT GTCAAAAAATGTAGGATCtacaaaattgttttttcttgtttGTTTTTACTATATCATATCTCAAATGTTAAAG CTGTTCGCCCTGGCATTCTTTTCAATAGGCCTCCTACAAAATATGAACCTTTTCAAT ATAATATTTCAAGAGTCGGCAAATATTATTGACCTAGCTGGAATATACTACGTCCTAGTGCATAA GCACACTAATACATTTAACTTAAAAGAGAGGATATTATCAGTAGGACTCAGTTGGGGATTTTATGAATCGATGGCCACGAATTTTTTCCCGTTTTTCATGG GCGGAAAATCCATGGATTTCTCTTTGAAACATATCTATAGGTCCATATCAGCTAATACCTTTTTG TTTTCCAATTTATCCAAAACctgtttattatttatatggataaaaaatgtacagaataaaaaaaaaattaatttggTTAATTTGCTTTTGATGTactttacttttattttgccCCTCGCGAATAg GATCATATTAATTCATGAGGATTTATTTGACTATAGAATGCTCCTTTATTTATTCCTGCAGCTCTTTGTTACTCTATTTTTGTCCTTTGCTACTAAGAGCATGCTGCATATGAAGTTAAGTAGCGTTGAACTGAGTAGAGAAAAGAGTATAGACattgataataatgatgatgttgataatgaaatgaataaagaactaaagaaaaagaataaaaaaaaaaggaaaagtttAATTTACAGGTAA
- the PmUG01_08022900 gene encoding conserved Plasmodium protein, unknown function, which translates to MAGSSSEISESLNAWMNNNSSIVSYVLINLDGIPLKYNDEVSYEHAVKQASLFSDLLTKTKKCVKELLPQENEFNTNLRIRTKKETEYILCNYGDYSLITQQNCKYVQLNKNK; encoded by the exons atggcTGGATCCTCAAGTGAAATAAGTGAATCTTTAAATGCCTGGATGAACAATAATTCTTCTATCGTTTCTTATGTCCTAATAAATTTAGAtg GCAttcctttaaaatataacgaTGAAGTCAGCTATGAACATGCCGTCAAGCAAGCTTCCTTATTCTc AGACTTActaacaaaaacaaaaaagtgCGTCAAGGAGTTACTTCCACAAGAA AACGAATTTAACACGAACTTAAGAATTCGAACTAAAAAAGAAACAGAATATATTCTATGCAACTACGGGGACTATTCACTAATTACACAACAAAATTGCAAATACGtgcaattaaataaaaataaataa
- the PmUG01_08023000 gene encoding rhoGAP GTPase, putative, whose protein sequence is MLDSDAEVPQEILVEYEKLLKKSYTENFDELYKTDLLKVIGKDGYGSHIVLLIPCFIISSGADPEKTLRYAIMTLDPVVKENYVLILCETHTNWLNDAVYTYAKQWYDTLPRKYKKNLKRLYLVHSGFLSKTVLTIITPFVSAKFWKKVEYIEKLEDLFLKLNVNPTIFLRHFPYIVQRNEEVLLGEKPVSVFGSDLEILCQRFGKGYKEFKYIPSIVVDFLSHLTKTEIINTKDLFYLQTDANSLYGIVGDIEYGEPTTDFNNIPSLVCSFRLFLDTQKHGLLGKDAFSRLYHLKIVSASDKVIRANLFKLYNKLEQGVKECLLCLLKFFKTVSIHSSENNMTIETLAKIFSSTFFRPRIPNAVFSECIPLANKCLQMLIETPEILTNPQIYDTDSDSSEMSEGDSELEESKEKEEISDSSSNEEEGEEKEEGEESEHSSSEGERDSDKSALLNTSLNSGDEEKVEDKEKKKKSELKNEILDGNSDEGSEDDESEEDSMEDTVEDTGEQSKDESKDESKDESKNKLNSGKNSKRVNFKREELKE, encoded by the exons ATGTTAGACTCCGATGCTGAAGTTCCTCAAGAAATTTTGGTGGAATACGAAAAATTGCTGAAAAAATCTTATACGGAAAATTTTGATga GTTATATAAGACAGATTTACTTAAAGTGATAGGAAAAGATGGATACGGATCGCACATCGTTTTACTAATCCcttgttttataatatcatcTGGGGCCGACCCTGAGAAAACACT GAGATATGCAATAATGACGTTAGACCCAGTAGTGAAGGAAAACTATGTGCTGATACTATGCGAAACTCATACGAATTGGTTGAATGATGCAGTTTATACCTATGCCAAGCAgt GGTATGACACGTTACCgagaaaatacaaaaagaaTTTGAAGAGGTTATACCTGGTTCATAGTGGATTCTTGTCCAAAACTGTGCTAACGATCATAACTCCATTCGTATCAGCaaaattttggaaaaaagtagaatatatagaaaagtTAGAagacttatttttaaaattaaatgtgaATCCGACAATTTTCTTAAGACATTTTCCTTATATAGTACAAAGAAATGAAGAAGTATTATTAGGAGAAAAACCAGTTTCAGTTTTTGGTTCTGATCTTGAAATATTATGCCAACGATTTGGTAAAGGATATAAAgagtttaaatatattccaTCCATTGTTGTAGATTTTTTAAGTCATTTAACTAAAacagaaattataaatacaaaagatttattttatttacaaacaGATGCAAATTCTTTATATGGTATAGTTGGAGATATAGAATATGGTGAGCCAACAACAGACTTTAACAATATTCCTTCTTTGGTCTGTTCTTTTAGACTTTTTCTAGATACACAGAAACATGGTTTATTAGGTAAAGATGCTTTTTCTAgattatatcatttaaaaattgtatcAGCATCAGATAAAGTAATAAGAGCTAACTTGTTTaaactatataataaattagaaCAAGGAGTTAAGGAATGCTTACTGTgccttttaaaattttttaaaactgtATCTATCCATTCaagtgaaaataatatgacCATAGAAACTCTGGCGAAAATATTTTCGTCTACATTTTTTAGACCGAGAATTCCAAATGCAGTTTTTTCAGAGTGCATACCCTTGGCAAATAAATGCCTTCAGATGCTAATAGAGACTCCGGAAATTTTGACG aATCCACAGATATACGACACAGACAGCGACAGCTCTGAGATGAGCGAGGGTGATAGCGAATTGGAGGAGAGTAAAGAAAAGGAAGAGATATCAGATAGTTCAAGTAATGAAGAAGAGGGGGAGGAAAAGGAGGAAGGAGAAGAGAGTGAACATAGTAGTAGTGAGGGGGAAAGGGATTCTGATAAAAGTGCATTATTGAATACTTCTTTGAATTCAGGAGATGAGGAAAAGGTagaagataaagaaaaaaaaaaaaaaagcgaatTAAAAAACGAAATTTTGGATGGTAATTCGGACGAAGGGTCTGAGGACGATGAATCGGAGGAAGACTCAATGGAAGATACAGTGGAAGACACAGGGGAGCAGTCGAAGGATGAGTCGAAGGATGAATCGAAGGACGAGTctaagaataaattaaattcgGGGAAAAACAGTAAAAGGGTTAATTTCAAAAGAGaggaattaaaagaatag
- the PmUG01_08023100 gene encoding RING zinc finger protein, putative gives MVVSRRGESKHMLFLNSVNSKKKLNITEKKNILEKVHILPIRKCVSNFDELYNKLNLLISDRHVLYEGFIISIKKEEHIYNLDKTNQNEKELGYINTVHEEELNKESEAKGTIMETNNQGIFVNIEKRKSNNMQMIVQEEKEKTKILNDSQICLYNHKKKKEYSNSNNDVEYVVVNCVPSKGILSHDTLIYTDGKYADNLSKIQILIIKDRNYKKYEKKVKKRFFSLKKYLFKKSNYIFNEAISLIPFYFDCFSKKYKTNKQHENNMSIQNKDENVLQEKKKNLVLEQIFLTYLYPYFKKNKNKLFYCGKLFIINNFSFLVVKVDSDVKVGFIDDRTEIVLNADSYDHYNNVHIVPLYDTLPTTYNYDLFMDYIKPYIERNYLSVFSIYETFFYKGVQFKIMGVAPVDVKYGKGRISCNTFIYIDGSIKPTFFDVISKESVTYIKCLPFEYKPYAILNILQHLDTDSLLRLFPSANNSLQDDNNNNDSNSSNEDCNGECNGDCNRNNNRNSNCNINCNINCNNNWNNNWNNNKREKNVLKNLTKHKYIFNRLGKNNNDNKSEAGNVDSMDKGDAKDGNIIDGSSGNGSTNCNIKISKKKGACALRSNLINEQCAVCFEYFQDYDKCIKLTCLHTYHWKCVKSWFKFNLTCPCCRHTIDI, from the exons ATGGTGGTGAGTAGACGCGGAGAAAGTAAGCACATGCTCTTTCTGAACAGtgttaattcaaaaaaaaaattaaatataacagaaaaaaaaaatattttggaaAAAGTGCACATACTACCTATAAGAAAATGTGTTTCAAATTTCGATGAGTTGTACAACAAGttgaatttattaattagtGACAGACATGTTTTGTATGAAGGATTTATTATTAgcataaaaaaggaagaacaTATCTATAATTTGGACAAGACtaatcaaaatgaaaaagaattagggtatataaatacagtacatgaagaagaattaaataaagaaagcGAAGCAAAAGGTACCATAATGGAAACAAATAACCAAGGCATCTTtgtaaatatagaaaagagGAAGAGTAATAATATGCAAATGATAGTTCaagaagaaaaggaaaaaacgaaaatattaaatgataGTCAAATTTGCCTGtataatcataaaaaaaaaaaagaatattccAATTCAAATAATGATGTTGAATATGTCGTTGTCAACTGTGTACCATCGAAAGGAATACTAAGTCATGATACTTTAATTTATACTGATGGAAAATATGCAGATAATTTATCgaaaattcaaatattaataattaaagacagaaactataaaaaatatgaaaaaaaagtaaaaaaaagatttttttctttaaaaaaatatttatttaaaaagagcaactatatttttaatgaagcCATATCCTTAAtaccattttattttgattgtttttctaaaaaatataaaacgaataaacagcatgaaaataatatgtcaatacaaaataaagatgaaaacgtattacaagaa aaaaaaaaaaacctcGTCTtagaacaaatttttttaacttatcTATATCCATACTTCAAGAAGAACaagaacaaattattttattgcgGAAAGTTATTCATCATAaacaatttttcttttcttgtTGTAAAAGTTGACTCAGACGTGAAAGTTGGATTCATCGACGATAGAACG GAAATCGTCCTGAATGCAGATTCCTACGACCACTATAACAACGTGCACATAGTGCCGCTGTACGACACACTGCCAACTACATATAATTACGATTTGTTTATGGATTACATTAAACCATATATAGAAAGGAATTATTTAAGTGTGTTTTCTATTTATGAAACGTTCTTTTATAAAGGAGTgcaatttaaaataatgggAGTTGCCCCTGTGGATGTGAAATATGGAAAAGGTAGAATTAGTTGTAATACATTCATCTATATAGATGGGTCTATTAAACCAACCTTTTTTGATGTTATATCAAAGGAGTCAGTAACTTATATTAAGTGCTTGCCATTTGAATATAAACCTTATGCAATACTAAACATTTTACAACATCTAGATACGGACTCTTTGCTAAGGCTCTTTCCATCAGCGAATAATAGTTTACAGGACGACAACAATAACAATgatagtaatagtagtaacgAGGATTGTAATGGCGAGTGTAATGGCGATTGTAATAGAAACAATAACAGAAACAGTAACTGTAATAttaattgtaatattaactgtaataataattggaATAATAAttggaataataataaacgcgaaaaaaatgtgttaaaaaatttgacgaaacataaatatatattcaatagaTTAGGCAAAAATAACAATGACAATAAAAGCGAGGCGGGAAATGTGGATAGTATGGATAAAGGCGATGCCAAAGATGGTAATATCATTGACGGCAGTAGCGGTAATGGCAGTACCAACTGCAACATTAAGATTTCTAAAAAGAAGGGGGCGTGTGCACTAAGAAGCAATTTAATAAACGAACAATGCGCCGTATGTTTTGAATATTTTCAGGATTACGATAAATGCATTAAATTAACTTGTCTACACACATATCATTGGAAATGCGTAAAAAGTTggtttaaatttaatttaacatGCCCTTGCTGTCGACACACCATAGACATATAG
- the PmUG01_08023200 gene encoding conserved Plasmodium protein, unknown function, whose protein sequence is MNFIKTYIYEQEYTNDGIKELEKDARSSKEIDENKILKELPEFKRDNQFLSLSEQLNLKNNNNIPVKVDEDYGGDHGNVYGIPNITEEYFEYYENYAKNDRYSAEKIKEREKEVQHEFKEAIKSYVQKRGLKEDETTSNILREENNINLREIKKSIINKKKTIPAKLSVKAIIKTKKKKECLNSEGKPSHLKELVQNQTSKTQVQENSLLVGYSDNSDS, encoded by the coding sequence atgaactTCATCAAAACGTACATTTACGAGCAAGAATACACAAATGATGgaataaaagaattagaaAAAGACGCAAGAAGCTCTAAAGAaatagatgaaaataaaatattaaaagaattaccAGAGTTTAAGAGAGATAACcaatttttaagtttatCTGAACagctaaatttaaaaaataataataatatacctGTAAAAGTGGATGAGGATTATGGTGGTGATCATGGGAATGTGTATGGAATTCCTAACATAACAGaagaatattttgaatattacGAAAATTATGCAAAAAATGATAGATACAGTgctgaaaaaataaaagagagaGAAAAAGAAGTACAGCACGAATTTAAGGAAGCTATTAAAAGTTACGTTCAAAAAAGAGGATTAAAAGAGGATGAAACAACATCGAACATTTtaagagaagaaaataatattaatctacgagaaattaaaaagagtatcattaataaaaaaaaaacaattccTGCCAAATTAAGTGTAAAAgcaataattaaaacaaaaaaaaagaaagagtgCCTAAATTCGGAAGGGAAACCTTCACACCTTAAGGAGCTGGTGCAAAATCAAACAAGTAAAACGCAGGTACAAGAAAATTCTTTATTAGTTGGTTATTCAGATAATTCGGACAGTTAG
- the PmUG01_08023300 gene encoding conserved Plasmodium protein, unknown function has protein sequence MVLKDKRKKKKSSKYTKKKKATNFTERENKVKSMYSNEKEYYDESGLLNYDSNDDVLIKNEELCSYMLQSGDELDKKSEKEKMNYSNINKGEEQHIDFLLTSIAFNIPLGMI, from the coding sequence ATGGTTTTAAAggataaaaggaaaaaaaaaaaatcgtcaaaatatacgaaaaaaaagaaggcaACTAACTTCACggaaagagaaaataaagtaaaaagtaTGTACAGcaatgaaaaagaatattacgATGAAAGCGGTTTACTAAATTATGATAGTAATGATGATGTTTTAATTAAGAATGAAGaattatgttcatatatgcTACAGTCAGGTGATGAATTAGacaaaaaaagtgaaaaggaaaaaatgaattactcaaatataaataaaggaGAAGAACAGCACattgattttttattaacatcgATAGCTTTTAATATTCCGTTGGGTATGATTTAA
- the PmUG01_08023400 gene encoding conserved Plasmodium protein, unknown function: MFSLGRIKFVKKVREKIPYGVKQSQSYKDAKKQERLSVEASRKLKESRGMLLDERKSLFMSLRRNSDINWYRAGQILKHLEIHQRAKPEITPKLREKITNIANFVKKGK, translated from the coding sequence ATGTTTTCGTTGGGAAGAATTAAGTTTGTTAAAAAggtaagagaaaaaataccTTACGGAGTGAAGCAAAGTCAGAGTTATAAAGACgcaaaaaaacaagaaaggTTATCAGTAGAAGCAAGCaggaaattaaaagaaagtCGAGGTATGTTACTAGATGAAAGAAAAAGTCTATTCATGTCCTTAAGAAGAAATAGTGATATTAATTGGTATAGAGCAGGTCAAATATTAAAGCATTTAGAAATTCATCAGAGGGCAAAACCTGAAATTACGCCCAAGCTTAGAGagaaaattacaaatattgccaattttgtaaaaaaaggcaagtag